One region of Cuculus canorus isolate bCucCan1 chromosome 6, bCucCan1.pri, whole genome shotgun sequence genomic DNA includes:
- the STAT4 gene encoding signal transducer and activator of transcription 4, which translates to MNKHHDKKEDDPWEAASNNEAMATILLQNLLIQVAWTAGTGLHRRRIFLLIHNLKRIRKLLQGKYHGNPMHIAVIISNCLREERRILAAASMPVQGPLEKSLQSSIVSERQRNVEHKVSAIKNSAQMTDQDVKYLEDLQEEFDFRYKTIQSLEQSDKNSALIKQEMLALQAMLNTLDYKRKEVLSKIGRVIHEIDILMSNMLTEELLDWKRRQQIACIGGPLHGGLDQLQNCFTLLAESLFQVRRQLEKLDELLTRLTYDGDPIPVQRPQLLEKVNFLLYNLFRNSFVVERQPCMPTHPQRPMVLKTLIQFTVKLRLLIKLSELNYQIRVKATIDKNVSTVSNRRFVLCGTHVKAMNMDESANGSLSVEFRHLQPKEMKSSAGSKGNEGPHMVTEELHSISFETQVCLYGLTINLETSSLPVVMISNVSQLPNAWASIIWYNLSTNDPQNLSFFNNPPAATLSQLLEVLSWQFSSYVGRGLNSEQLSMLAEKLTGQQVSYSDYQLSWAKFCKEHLPGKSFTFWVWLEAILDLIKKHILPLWIDGYVMGFVSKEKERILLKDKTPGTFLLRFSESNLGGITFTWVDQLENGDVTFHSVEPYNKGRLSALPFADILRDYKVIMADNVPENPLKYLYPDIPKDKAFGRHYSCQPNEVSKPSDGGGKGYVPSVFIPVSKILNDSTDPHSPSDLLPMSPSVYAVLREHLSPTVIETALSSPYSTD; encoded by the exons ATGAACAAACATCATGACAAAAAGGAAGATGACCCCTG GGAGGCTGCGTCTAACAATGAAGCAATGGCAACCATCCTTTTACAGAATTTGCTAATACAAGTGGCATGGACAGCTGGGACCGGGTTACACAGGAGAAGAATCTTCCTCTTAATACACAACCTGAAAAGAatcagaaagctgctgcag GGCAAATATCATGGTAATCCCATGCATATAGCAGTAATCATCTCAAACTGtttgagagaagaaagaagaatattGGCTGCAGCTAGCATGCCTGTACAG GGACCTCTGGAAAAGTCTCTGCAGAGCTCCATAGTTTCAGAGCGGCAGCGAAATGTAGAACACAAGGTGTCAGCCATCAAGAACAGTGCTCAG ATGACTGACCAAGATGTCAAATACTTGGAAGACTTGCAAGAGGAATTTGACTTCAGGTACAAAACAATACAAAGTTTAG AGCAGAGCGACAAAAACAGCGCCCTCATTAAACAGGAAATGTTGGCGTTGCAGGCAATGCTCAATACTTTAGACTACAAGAGAAAG GAAGTACTCAGTAAAATAGGGCGTGTGATTCATGAAATCGATATTCTCATGAGCAATATGCTGACTGAAGAGCTGCTAGACTGGAAGAGACGACAGCAGATTGCCTGTATTGGCGGTCCTCTCCACGGTGGGCTTGATCAGCTCCAGAACTG TTTTACACTGTTGGCAGAGAGTCTCTTTCAAGTTAGAAGGCAACTAGAAAAACTGGATGAACTGTTGACCCGACTGACTTATGATGGTGACCCTATCCCGGTGCAAAGGcctcagctgctggaaaaagTCAACTTTCTGCTTTACAATCTTTTCCGAAA TTCATTTGTGGTTGAAAGGCAGCCCTGCATGCCCACACATCCCCAGAGGCCAATGGTTCTTAAAACGTTAATACAGTTCACTGTTAAATTAag GTTGCTAATTAAATTGTCAGAGCTGAATTACCAGATCAGAGTGAAAGCAACTATTGACAA GAATGTTTCAACTGTaag TAATCGTAGATTCGTTCTGTGTGGAACGCATGTGAAGGCAATGAACATGGATGAATCTGCAAATGGAAGCCTGTCAGTAGAATTTCGACATTTG CAACCCAAGGAAATGAAATCAAGTGctggaagcaaaggaaatgag GGCCCTCACATGGTGACCGAGGAACTGCACTCTATCAGCTTTGAAACACAGGTCTGCCTGTATGGACTGACTATCAATTTGGAA ACCAGCTCTTTGCCTGTGGTGATGATCTCCAATGTCAGCCAACTACCCAACGCGTGGGCTTCTATTATTTGGTACAATCTATCAACCAATGATCCTCAG AATTTGTCTTTCTTCAACAATCCCCCTGCTGCCACTTTAAGTCAGCTCTTAGAAGTACTGAGCTGGCAATTTTCATCGTATGTTGGACGTGGACTCAATTCTGAGCAGCTCAGCATGCTGGCAGAGAAACTTACGG gaCAACAGGTCAGTTACAGTGATTATCAGCTATCCTGGGCAAAGTTCTGCAAG GAACATTTGCCTGGAAAGTCTTTTACCTTTTGGGTTTGGCTTGAAGCAATCCTGGACTTAATTAAGAAACACATTCTTCCTCTTTGGATTGATGG GTATGTGATGGGATTTGTAAGCAAAGAGAAGGAACGAATTTTGCTCAAAGACAAGACACCAGGAACATTTTTATTAAGGTTTAGTGAAAGCAATCTGGGTGGAATTACCTTCACTTGGGTGGATCAGTTAGAAAATG GAGACGTAACATTTCATTCAGTGGAACCCTATAACAAAGGTCGCTTATCTGCACTCCCTTTTGCTGACATACTGCGCGACTACAAAGTTATTATGGCAGATAATGTTCCTGAAAACCCTCTGAAGTATCTGTATCCAGACATTCCCAAAGATAAGGCCTTTGGCAGACACTACAGCTGTCAGCCAAACGAAG TCTCAAAGCCCTCAGATGGAGGAGGCAAAGGTTATGTTCCTTCCGTATTTATCCCAGTTTCCAAAAT cttaaatGATTCTACAGATCCACATTCTCCATCAGATCTTCTTCCAATGTCTCCAAGCGTTTATGCTGTGCTGAGAGAACACCTGAGTCCCACGGTGATCGAAACTGCC CTGAGTTCTCCTTACTCAACTGACTGA